One genomic window of Lepeophtheirus salmonis chromosome 5, UVic_Lsal_1.4, whole genome shotgun sequence includes the following:
- the LOC121118944 gene encoding uncharacterized protein — translation MFKLVWSCLLFYMILSCESREIPQNKDRDTQLLQNLINTIRDLKLDTEQVIGNEINELELDEDKLEDITEQLFKKSDRESSEETEEVEEDYYDDNDDDEYYNYEDDEDYYNY, via the exons ATGTTTAAGCTAGTGTGGAgttgtttgttattttatatgattcTCTCTTGTGAATCAAGGGAAATTCCTCAAAACAAAGACAGAGACACACAACTACTTCAAAATCTGATAAACACAATTCGCGATCTGAAACTCGACACAGAACAAGTTATAGGGAATGAAATCAATGAG cTCGAACTAGATGAAGATAAACTTGAAGATATCACAGAGcaattgttcaaaaaatcaGATCGG GAGTCTAGTGAAGAGACGGAGGAAGTAGAGGAGGACTACTATGATGACAATGACGATGATGAGTACTATAATTATGAGGAT gatgaagattactataattattaa
- the PpD3 gene encoding serine/threonine-protein phosphatase 5, producing MTTPVREEDKKRAEEFKQQANKHFQEEHYNYAIECYTKAIEIDPSNAVYYANRSIANLRLESFGYALEDASKSIEIDRTYLKAYYRRAAAYMALGKFKFALKDYEAVHKARPNDKDAKTKYVECRKMVQQIAFNKAIAVEEKVVSIVDSLNLASMVVDDTYTGPRLNPDDNFAITRDFMTELLQYYKDLKVLHRRFAFQMLIDVKNLFMTQPSLVDINVPPSNKFTICGDIHGQYFDLLNIFELNGLPSEDNPYLFNGDFVDRGSFSVECIFTLIGFKLLYPNHFFMSRGNHESENMNKMYGFEGEVKSKYSSVMADLFTEVYNWLPLCHRINEKVLVMHGGLFSNDDVTLEDIRSVDRCRQPPCEGIMCELLWSDPQLKNGISPSKRGTGCQFGPDVTHKFLELNNLEYIVRSHEVKEEGYEVSHNGKCITVFSAPNYCDITGNKGAFINIKGDDLTPKYITYEAVPHPNIKPMAYAANSFLLG from the exons ATGACAACTCCTGTTCGTGAAGAAGATAAGAAACGAGCAGAAGAATTTAAGCAACAAGCAAATAAACATTTCCAAGAGGAACACTATAATTATGCAATTGAATGCTATACAAAAGCGATTGAAATTGATCCGTCCAACGCAGTTTATTATGCTAATCGGTCTATTGCAAACCTCCGACTTGAGAGTTTTGGATATGCATTGGAGGATGCATCTAAGTCTATTGAAATCGATCGGACTTATTTGAAGGCCTACTATAGGCGAGCTGCTGCATATATGGCGCTCGGAAAGTTCAAGTTTGCCCTTAAGGACTATGAGGCAGTTCATAAAGCTAGGCCCAATGATAAAGATGCAAAGACAAAATATGTTGAATGTCGTAAAATGGTTCAGCAAATTGCGTTTAATAAAGCTATCGCTGTTGAAGAAAAGGTTGTATCCATTGTGGACTCCCTCAATTTAGCATCAATGGTAGTTGATGACACTTATACGGGCCCAAGACTGAATCCAGATGATAACTTTGCCATAACAAGGGATTTTATGACTGAGCTATTGCAATATTACAAAGATCTTAAAGTTCTACATAGAAGATTTGCTTTCCAG atgCTAATAGatgtcaaaaatttattcatgacTCAACCTTCGTTGGTGGATATTAACGTACCTCCCTCTAATAAGTTTACTATATGTGGTGATATACATGGACAATACTttgatttgttaaatatttttgagctcAATGGTCTTCCATCTGAAgacaatccttatttatttaatggtgATTTTGTGGATCGAGGGTCTTTTTCTGTGGAATGCATATTCACGCTTATAGGTTTCAAACTCCTATatccaaatcattttttcatgtcTAGAGGAAATCATGAAAGtgaaaatatgaacaaaatgtaTGGATTCGAAGGGGAAGTTAAGTCCAAGTACTCTTCAGTTATGGCGGATCTTTTTACCGAAGTTTATAATTGGCTGCCTCTCTGTCATCGTATCAATGAGAAAGTACTAGTCATGCATGGAGGACTATTTtccaat GACGATGTAACCCTTGAAGATATTCGTAGTGTGGATCGATGTCGTCAGCCCCCATGTGAGGGTATAATGTGTGAACTATTGTGGTCAGATCCTCAACTCAAGAATGGTATTTCACCCAGTAAACGTGGCACCGGTTGCCAATTCGGACCTGATGTGACGCATAAATTCCTTGAGCTAAATAATCTCGAATATATTGTAAGGAGTCATGAAGTTAAAGAAGAAGGATATGAAGTTAGTCACAATGGTAAATGCATCACTGTATTCTCGGCTCCTAATTATTGCGATATCACTGGAAATAAAGGAGCTTTCATCAATATCAAAGGCGATGATCTTACACCGAAATACATCACCTATGAGGCAGTGCCTCATCCCAATATTAAACCTATGGCCTACGCAGCAAATTCATTTCTGTTAGGATGA
- the Rpn8 gene encoding 26S proteasome non-ATPase regulatory subunit 7, with the protein MSDAIEKVVVHPLVLLSVVDHFNRMGKIGNQKRVVGVLLGSRAGKGILDVSNSFAVPFDEEEKEVWYLDHEYLENMYAMFKKVNAKERIVGWYHTGPKLHRNDILINDLISNYSSNSVLVIIDAKPSAQRAVGLPTEAYVSVDQVHEDGTPSEKTFQHVATEIGAEEAEEVGVEHLLRDIKDTTVGTLSQKVTNQLMGLKGLHLKLKDMGSYLNQVIQGKLPLNHQITYILQDIFNLLPDLTHPTFVKSINVNTNDQMLVVYTASLIRSIIALHNLINNKLTNKEAEKDGKAEKKEVAAEVVDKETKKESK; encoded by the coding sequence ATGTCTGATGCTATAGAAAAGGTTGTGGTTCACCCCTTGGTCCTCTTGTCCGTAGTGGATCATTTCAATCGTATGGGTAAGATCGGGAACCAGAAGCGCGTAGTGGGTGTGCTGTTGGGCTCCCGAGCCGGAAAGGGGATTTTGGATGTGAGCAACTCGTTTGCTGTCCCTTTTGATGAGGAGGAAAAAGAAGTTTGGTACTTGGACCACGAGTACCTGGAGAATATGTATGCCATGTTCAAGAAGGTGAATGCCAAAGAGCGGATCGTGGGTTGGTATCACACGGGGCCCAAGCTGCATCGGAATGATATCCTCATCAATGACCTCATCTCCAACTACTCCTCCAATTCCGTCCTTGTCATCATTGATGCGAAGCCCTCTGCACAAAGAGCCGTTGGACTTCCCACGGAGGCCTATGTCTCAGTGGATCAAGTTCACGAAGACGGAACGCCGTCTGAGAAGACGTTTCAGCACGTAGCTACAGAGATCGGAGCGGAAGAGGCGGAAGAAGTGGGCGTGGAACACCTTCTACGGGATATCAAAGATACGACTGTGGGAACACTTTCACAGAAAGTGACCAATCAGCTCATGGGTCTCAAAGGACTACACCTCAAGCTCAAAGATATGGGAAGCTATCTCAACCAGGTCATACAAGGAAAGCTGCCTCTTAACCACCAAATCACCTACATCcttcaagatatttttaatcttcttcCTGACTTAACTCACCCCACTTTTGTTAAATCCATTAATGTCAACACTAATGATCAAATGCTCGTGGTGTACACGGCTTCCCTCATTCGTTCCATCATTGCATTGCATAATCTCATCAACAACAAGCTCACGAATAAAGAAGCAGAGAAAGATGGAAAAgccgaaaaaaaagaagtggcTGCGGAAGTTGTTGATAAAGAGACGAAGAAAGagtctaaataa
- the LOC121118945 gene encoding rho-related GTP-binding protein RhoU, with the protein MNGTSDPDSKRIKCVFLGDGAVGKTSLIVAYTTDGYTSEYVPTAIDTYDVVVRVDGVPLTFEMCDTPGQEDFDDLRPLVYPNTDVFILCFSVVSPTSFKNIKEKWIPELKKRSSRKTPVLLVGTQSDLREDVNTLLELNRNYEAPVTENEAKKMASALGCKGYVESSALTQKNLKEIFDEAITLGIKHNKKRTKKAKDKKFCVIL; encoded by the coding sequence ATGAACGGAACTTCTGACCCGGATTCAAAGCGTATTAAGTGCGTGTTTCTCGGGGACGGAGCCGTTGGAAAGACTTCTCTTATCGTTGCTTATACAACTGATGGCTACACATCTGAGTATGTTCCAACTGCCATCGATACCTACGACGTCGTTGTTCGTGTGGACGGAGTGCCTCTTACTTTTGAAATGTGTGACACTCCGGGTCAAGAGGATTTTGACGATTTACGTCCTTTGGTGTATCCTAATACGGATGTCTTTATTCTCTGTTTCTCTGTTGTATCTCCCACctccttcaaaaatatcaaagagaAGTGGATTCCAGAACTGAAGAAACGATCTTCTAGAAAAACTCCGGTTCTTCTTGTTGGTACGCAATCCGATCTCAGAGAAGACGTAAATACTCTTTTAGAGCTCAATAGAAATTATGAAGCACCCGTAACtgaaaatgaagcaaaaaaaatggcatcggCTCTGGGATGCAAAGGATATGTGGAAAGCTCAGCTCTTactcaaaaaaatctaaaagaaatttttgatgAAGCCATCACTCTTGGAATCAagcacaataaaaaaagaactaaaaaagccaaagataaaaagttttgtgtcattttgtga